The Branchiostoma lanceolatum isolate klBraLanc5 chromosome 10, klBraLanc5.hap2, whole genome shotgun sequence genome has a window encoding:
- the LOC136443718 gene encoding fibronectin type III domain-containing protein 5-like, whose product MQSNHTSSSQEPYRSLRTAAAAHTGAHSGTTTNMAAHLPPPAVFVRGMVMVVLTVCVRARTCLHTAAFPYNVSAYRPYNVTLSEVSSDRATAHWRYGWPPQPDDDLPGDNYTDSGSMDRNGTEMALTGFDVVTRVVDDLYDTRTITTVGASHRSLPLTYLKQETSYMVYVYAIHDEICVSSGETEFVTTADPEDEGSFTAYQYPDYQPTEGDKKFTIEEFVLIGVVILVWLSVIGLFIRQWDHIRGMAPRDTSRPRPPTPKPPTNEEYPTITIVQDEKDSLIRTTRF is encoded by the exons ATGCAGAGTAATCACACGTCTTCATCACAGGAGCCTTATCGGAGCCTCAGGACTGCTGCAGCCGCACACACAGGAGCACACTCAGGTACAACAACCAACATGGCAGCACACCTCCCACCACCGGCCGTCTTTGTGCGGGGGATGGTGATGGTAGTGCTGACTGTGTGCGTGCGCGCCAGAACGTGCCTTCATACTGCAG CTTTTCCTTACAATGTTTCTGCCTACCGTCCTTACAACGTAACCCTGTCTGAAGTGTCGTCCGACCGCGCCACTGCTCACTGGCGGTACGGGTGGCCACCGCAGCCTGATGACGACCTTCCCGGAGACAACTATACAGATAGCGGCAGCATGGACAGAAACGGCACCGAGATGGCTCTCACTGGCTTTGATGTCGTGACGAGAGTAGTTGACGACTTGTACGACACAAGGACGATCACGACAGTTGGCGCATCACACAGATCTTTGCCGCTCACGTACCTTAAACAGGAGACATCATATATGGTCTATGTCTACGCTATTCATGATGAAATCTGCGTAAGCAGTGGGGAGACCGAATTTGTGACGACAGCAGATCCAGAGGACG AAGGGTCCTTTACGGCATACCAGTATCCTGACTATCAGCCTACAGAAGGGGACAAGAAGTTCACCATAGAAGAGTTTGTTCTTATCGGTGTCGTCATCCTGGTGTGGCTGTCCGTCATCGGCCTGTTCATCCGGCAATGGGACCACATCCGGGGCATGGCACCACGTGACACCTCACGGCCACGCCCTCCTACCCCTAAACCGCCGACCAATGAGGAGTACCCAACCATCACCATCGTGCAGGACGAGAAAGATTCGCTCATAAGGACTACTCGGTTTTGA